A single region of the Rhizobium grahamii genome encodes:
- a CDS encoding sugar phosphate isomerase/epimerase family protein, with the protein MSKIGVHSFVWSAGSSKDELARTLARSRELGFNLVEFSYLDPKQVDVKWLASRIEELGLDVAISMGLPAEGDISSDDPSVVAHGVDILDRAVALVRDLGGSKLAGILSSAHGKQEHALTKKAWDTSVSTLSKVAERAKSAGVTLNLEVVNRFESNMLNTAAQGLAYIRDTGASNVFLHLDTFHMNIEEADVGLAIRNAADKIGYVHIGESHRGYLGTGNIDFAAIFDALVAIRWDDFVTFESFSTTIVDRDLSLKTAIWRNLWSDNVALAEHARRFIELGLETARLKAQLVTNAHLPTV; encoded by the coding sequence ATGTCCAAAATCGGCGTCCACTCCTTCGTCTGGAGCGCCGGCTCCTCGAAAGACGAGCTGGCGAGAACTCTTGCCCGCTCCCGCGAGCTCGGCTTCAATCTTGTCGAATTCTCGTATCTCGATCCAAAACAGGTCGATGTGAAGTGGCTCGCCTCGCGTATTGAAGAACTCGGACTGGATGTCGCAATCAGTATGGGGCTGCCGGCGGAAGGAGATATCTCCAGCGACGACCCGTCCGTTGTTGCCCACGGTGTCGATATTCTCGACCGTGCGGTTGCGCTTGTCAGGGATCTCGGCGGATCGAAGCTTGCAGGTATCCTGAGCTCTGCTCATGGAAAGCAGGAGCACGCGCTAACGAAGAAGGCGTGGGACACAAGTGTGAGCACGCTGTCGAAAGTCGCGGAACGTGCAAAGTCGGCTGGCGTCACCTTGAACCTTGAGGTTGTCAATCGCTTCGAGAGCAACATGCTCAATACCGCCGCCCAGGGTCTTGCCTATATCAGGGACACGGGTGCTTCGAACGTCTTTCTTCACCTCGACACATTCCACATGAACATCGAGGAGGCCGACGTGGGTCTGGCGATCCGCAATGCGGCGGACAAGATCGGTTACGTTCACATCGGTGAAAGCCACCGTGGCTACCTCGGTACGGGGAATATCGACTTCGCCGCGATCTTTGACGCCCTCGTGGCAATCAGATGGGATGATTTCGTCACGTTCGAGTCATTCTCCACCACGATCGTCGACAGGGACCTGTCGCTGAAAACGGCGATCTGGAGAAACCTCTGGAGCGACAATGTTGCACTTGCCGAGCATGCGCGGCGGTTCATTGAATTGGGGTTGGAGACAGCGCGTCTGAAAGCGCAGCTTGTCACCAATGCTCACCTGCCAACGGTGTGA
- a CDS encoding DUF924 family protein, translated as MSSICTPEEVCAFWFEKCDRKDWFEGAAELDSEIKRQFRDTHLALASGESSVWRETPQNRLAMTVVLDQFPRNIYRGTALAFATDGLALAEAELALQSGDDKRVPEEFRVFFYLPFEHAEDIAQQDRSVALFAELGDPEFLDYARRHREVIASYGRFPHRNRVLGRQSTEAELRYLAQPGAGF; from the coding sequence GGAAGTCTGCGCCTTCTGGTTCGAAAAATGTGACCGCAAAGACTGGTTCGAAGGCGCAGCTGAACTCGACAGCGAGATCAAAAGACAGTTTCGTGACACCCACCTTGCACTGGCGTCGGGAGAGAGCAGCGTTTGGCGAGAAACCCCGCAGAACCGTCTCGCAATGACCGTCGTGCTCGACCAGTTTCCGCGCAATATCTATCGAGGAACGGCTTTGGCGTTTGCGACCGATGGACTGGCTTTGGCCGAAGCCGAATTGGCGCTTCAGTCGGGCGACGACAAGCGTGTTCCCGAGGAGTTCCGCGTCTTCTTCTACCTGCCCTTCGAACATGCGGAGGACATCGCCCAGCAGGATCGTTCGGTAGCACTGTTCGCCGAGCTTGGAGATCCAGAGTTCCTCGACTACGCACGGCGCCACCGCGAGGTGATTGCATCCTACGGTCGCTTCCCTCATCGCAACCGGGTATTGGGCCGGCAATCGACCGAGGCCGAACTCCGTTATCTCGCGCAGCCGGGAGCGGGTTTCTGA